One window of Inquilinus sp. KBS0705 genomic DNA carries:
- a CDS encoding OmpA family protein, protein MIKKLTGLFLLTIAMLSVYAQDAYLPVNLGPKINTRYAELAPVISADGREIYFLREMFRKQANDEVQSLWYAKQDDKGEWTLARYMAAPFNNGLTHSAVTNISPDNNTIMIKGYFKNGQRITGTGYSFVSRSLTGWKTPVGIDIDGFTDMVKGKYIGSFLTPDGKALLFYFSEVKDAADNDLYISFKKVDGSFSRPVPIKALNTADDEISPFVASDNKTLYFSSSRPGGLGSNDIYKTTRLDDTWQKWTEPVNLGPSVNSESFESYFSLDARGDYAYMISAKAGGQGLGDIVRIKLNDNIKPLPVVFVKGRVLNKKTLEPIEAAIIYEDLANGNNEGIAISDPATGAYQIVLPYGKNYGFNSSQENFIPIADNLDLLKAGEYKEITRDLYMVPIEKGQVVRINNIFFEFGKADLKPESFPDLNRLVALLQAKPKLEIELGGHTDNVGSDDANNKLSAARAMAVVKYLTTKGIIQGRLKASGYGKSRPVTTNDTEEGRAQNRRVEFTILNY, encoded by the coding sequence ATGATCAAAAAATTAACCGGCCTTTTTTTATTAACAATTGCTATGCTTAGCGTTTATGCGCAGGATGCTTACCTGCCTGTAAATTTGGGGCCTAAAATAAATACCCGCTATGCCGAATTAGCACCGGTTATATCGGCAGATGGCCGCGAGATATATTTTTTGCGCGAGATGTTTCGCAAGCAGGCTAATGACGAGGTACAAAGCCTATGGTATGCCAAACAGGATGACAAAGGCGAATGGACGCTTGCCCGTTACATGGCTGCGCCGTTCAATAACGGCTTAACACACTCTGCCGTTACTAATATATCGCCTGATAATAACACCATTATGATAAAAGGCTATTTTAAAAATGGCCAGCGCATAACCGGTACCGGTTACTCGTTTGTAAGCCGTAGCCTTACCGGCTGGAAAACACCCGTTGGTATAGATATAGATGGCTTTACAGATATGGTAAAAGGCAAATACATAGGCAGCTTTTTAACACCCGACGGCAAGGCGCTGCTTTTTTATTTTAGCGAAGTGAAAGATGCAGCAGACAATGACCTGTACATCTCTTTTAAAAAGGTAGATGGTAGCTTCTCCAGGCCGGTGCCTATTAAAGCGCTAAACACAGCCGATGATGAGATTTCGCCTTTTGTGGCATCAGATAATAAAACCCTTTATTTTAGCAGCAGCAGGCCGGGCGGCTTGGGCAGCAACGATATTTACAAAACTACCCGCTTAGATGATACCTGGCAAAAATGGACGGAGCCTGTAAACCTTGGCCCAAGTGTAAACTCTGAAAGCTTTGAATCGTATTTCTCTTTAGATGCACGGGGCGATTACGCTTACATGATAAGTGCTAAAGCTGGCGGCCAGGGATTAGGCGATATTGTGCGTATTAAACTAAACGACAATATTAAACCCCTGCCGGTAGTGTTTGTTAAGGGCCGTGTACTAAACAAAAAAACACTGGAGCCAATTGAAGCGGCCATTATTTATGAGGACCTGGCAAACGGTAATAACGAAGGTATAGCTATTAGCGACCCCGCCACCGGTGCATACCAAATAGTTTTACCTTATGGTAAAAACTATGGCTTTAACTCGAGCCAGGAAAACTTTATACCGATAGCCGACAACCTAGACCTTTTAAAAGCAGGGGAGTATAAAGAGATAACCCGCGATCTTTATATGGTACCAATAGAAAAAGGCCAGGTAGTGCGCATCAACAACATATTTTTTGAGTTTGGCAAAGCTGACCTTAAACCCGAGTCGTTCCCTGATCTTAACCGTTTAGTTGCCCTGCTGCAAGCCAAGCCTAAACTGGAAATTGAACTTGGAGGCCACACTGATAATGTTGGATCAGACGATGCCAACAACAAGCTATCAGCTGCGCGAGCTATGGCCGTAGTAAAATATCTGACAACTAAAGGCATTATACAGGGCAGATTAAAAGCTAGCGGCTATGGCAAAAGCAGGCCTGTTACTACTAACGATACCGAAGAAGGCCGCGCACAAAACAGGCGTGTTGAGTTTACGATACTGAACTATTAG